From a single Pseudobutyrivibrio xylanivorans genomic region:
- a CDS encoding MFS transporter has product MTDIMMTTSDQTTQEKSKDQTDTTHPPNPAGSTNKLWTRDFTIITIGSVISMLGNSLVGFAMSLMVLDYTNSSMLYAIYMVLYTLPQLITPIISGAILDRFSRKKMIYTLDFISAGIYLIMAITLLNGIFNFPMFAMIVLLLGVIQSTYYIAYDSFYPLLITEGNYQKAYSISSMLETMTVVMVPVSTFVYNLVGIGPLMIINAVSFAIAALFEMQIEHEEEYISKREAEDTKAEGKLNQMLLDIKEGIKYMASEPGLLAVVAYFGLNMFACGAMDVLCLPYYKQNFHNGEYIYALVFGMSFIGRAVGGGIHYKFKIPTKLKFIFALTIYIIIAIGEGTYMFLPIGLAAVVCFITGISGVTSYTIRISSTQGYVPDEKKGRYNGAFQLITTVGLLIGQMSAGLISQRIDERFIVLGGNMIALIAAITIIGGNRKEVAKIYNTDN; this is encoded by the coding sequence ATGACAGATATTATGATGACAACAAGTGACCAAACAACCCAGGAAAAATCAAAAGACCAGACAGATACAACACACCCGCCAAATCCAGCAGGCTCTACCAATAAATTATGGACCAGAGATTTCACTATCATAACTATTGGCAGCGTAATATCAATGCTTGGTAATTCCTTAGTGGGATTTGCAATGAGTTTGATGGTTTTAGACTATACAAATTCATCTATGCTGTATGCAATCTACATGGTGCTATACACATTGCCACAACTGATTACACCAATAATCTCAGGTGCAATCTTAGATAGATTTTCTAGAAAGAAAATGATTTATACATTGGATTTCATAAGTGCAGGAATCTATCTGATAATGGCGATTACTCTTCTGAATGGGATATTTAATTTCCCTATGTTTGCAATGATAGTATTGCTCCTGGGAGTAATTCAGAGCACCTACTACATAGCATACGATAGTTTTTATCCATTGCTGATTACGGAGGGAAATTATCAAAAGGCATATTCAATTTCCAGTATGCTTGAGACAATGACAGTTGTGATGGTACCGGTATCTACATTTGTTTACAATCTTGTAGGAATCGGGCCACTTATGATAATTAACGCAGTATCTTTTGCGATAGCAGCTTTATTTGAGATGCAAATTGAACATGAAGAAGAATATATCTCAAAGCGCGAAGCTGAAGACACAAAGGCCGAAGGCAAGCTTAATCAGATGCTTTTAGATATAAAGGAAGGCATCAAATATATGGCTTCTGAGCCGGGATTGTTAGCAGTAGTAGCATATTTTGGCCTGAATATGTTTGCCTGTGGCGCGATGGATGTTTTGTGTTTACCTTATTACAAACAAAACTTTCATAATGGTGAGTATATTTATGCGCTAGTCTTCGGAATGAGTTTTATAGGTAGAGCAGTAGGCGGTGGAATTCACTATAAGTTTAAGATTCCAACTAAGCTAAAATTCATTTTTGCGCTGACCATATACATTATAATTGCTATTGGTGAGGGAACTTACATGTTCTTACCTATTGGATTGGCTGCAGTTGTGTGCTTCATCACCGGTATTTCCGGTGTTACTAGCTATACAATAAGGATTTCATCTACACAGGGCTACGTGCCGGATGAAAAGAAGGGCCGATACAATGGCGCCTTTCAGCTTATTACCACGGTAGGACTTTTGATTGGCCAGATGTCAGCGGGACTGATTTCTCAAAGAATTGATGAAAGATTTATTGTACTTGGCGGAAATATGATTGCATTAATAGCAGCCATTACAATTATCGGAGGCAACCGAAAGGAAGTAGCAAAAATCTATAATACCGATAACTAA
- a CDS encoding GNAT family N-acetyltransferase, with protein sequence MKIEPITFTDKMGRTVTLRAAEPKDAQALIDYLKVVNAETPFLLREPDECSITLENEEAFLQGILDSEREIMLIGLIEGKHVGNCSIASVGSYKRVSHRCGVAIALYQEYCGCGIGRVMLETALDIARKAHYEQAELEVIEGNTNAMALYEKLGFKKYGTFPNNMKYKDGSYRDSYWMMKQFK encoded by the coding sequence ATGAAGATTGAGCCAATTACTTTTACAGATAAAATGGGGCGGACTGTTACACTGAGAGCAGCTGAGCCAAAGGATGCCCAAGCGCTTATAGATTATTTAAAGGTTGTAAATGCCGAAACACCATTTCTACTTAGAGAACCTGATGAGTGCAGTATTACACTTGAGAATGAGGAGGCCTTTTTACAGGGAATACTTGATTCTGAACGGGAAATAATGTTGATTGGCTTAATAGAAGGAAAGCATGTGGGCAATTGTTCTATCGCAAGCGTAGGCTCATATAAAAGAGTTAGCCACAGATGTGGAGTGGCAATAGCTTTGTATCAAGAATATTGTGGATGTGGTATTGGAAGAGTGATGCTAGAGACAGCGTTAGACATAGCACGTAAAGCTCACTATGAGCAGGCAGAATTAGAAGTGATTGAAGGAAATACAAATGCCATGGCTCTTTATGAAAAACTTGGGTTTAAAAAATATGGAACATTTCCAAATAACATGAAGTATAAGGATGGCAGCTACAGAGATTCCTACTGGATGATGAAGCAATTTAAATAA